The Dehalococcoidia bacterium genome includes a window with the following:
- the thrS gene encoding threonine--tRNA ligase, whose product MEHEEKAERLAMLRHSAAHVMAQAVQSIFPGVKFGIGPATDDGFYYDFDVAKPLTPEDLSSIEEKMRQSIAADVPFLKEEMGKEAARSIFQSQPYKIELIDGLEEETVTLYRQGDFTDLCRGPHVVSTGQIGAFKLLSIAGAYWRGDERRSMLQRIYGTAWETAEELQKHLAWLEEVEKRDHRKLIKQLDLISFHEESGPGLAYWHPKGGRIRVLIEDYWRKLHYEGGYDIIFTPHIGRSHLWETSGHLGFYKDSMYSPMDIDGQDYFIKPMNCPFHIKIYKSRLRSYRELPLRWAELGTVYRYERSGTLHGLMRVRGFTQDDAHIFCMPEQIEDEILRALDFCTNLLRSFGFEDFKVELSVRDPQNLGKYGGSDAMWDQAEGSLVRALKARNFDYVRREGEAVFYGPKIDVKIKDALGRSWQCSTIQFDFNLPERFDMTYIGVDGKEHRPYMVHRALMGSLERFFGVLTEHYAGAFPVWLAPVQVQIIPIADRHLDYVQKVAGELRKEGLRVEVDDRKERMNLKIKDAQQAKIPYMVIIGDAEVQESTISVRLRNGENLKSQSLEAFKDRVKAAIISKREL is encoded by the coding sequence ATGGAACATGAGGAGAAAGCGGAGCGCCTGGCAATGCTGCGCCATTCGGCGGCTCACGTGATGGCACAGGCGGTTCAGTCAATATTTCCCGGAGTGAAGTTCGGCATCGGGCCGGCGACCGACGATGGCTTTTATTATGATTTTGATGTAGCTAAACCGCTAACTCCCGAAGACCTCAGTAGCATTGAGGAGAAGATGCGCCAGTCTATTGCTGCCGATGTTCCCTTCCTCAAAGAGGAGATGGGCAAGGAAGCGGCGCGCTCGATATTCCAGTCGCAGCCCTACAAGATCGAGTTGATTGACGGTCTGGAGGAAGAGACGGTCACCCTCTATCGGCAGGGGGATTTCACCGACCTCTGCCGCGGCCCTCATGTAGTATCCACAGGTCAAATTGGGGCTTTCAAGCTGCTGAGCATCGCTGGTGCTTACTGGCGTGGCGATGAGCGCAGATCGATGCTGCAGCGAATCTATGGCACAGCGTGGGAGACGGCAGAAGAGTTGCAAAAACATCTTGCCTGGCTGGAAGAGGTCGAAAAGCGCGATCACCGCAAGCTGATCAAGCAGCTGGACCTGATCAGCTTTCACGAGGAGTCCGGGCCCGGTCTGGCTTACTGGCACCCTAAAGGCGGTCGCATTCGAGTGTTGATCGAGGATTACTGGCGCAAACTGCACTATGAGGGCGGCTATGACATCATTTTCACCCCGCATATTGGGCGCTCACATTTGTGGGAAACTTCCGGGCATCTTGGTTTCTACAAGGACAGCATGTATTCGCCCATGGATATCGATGGGCAGGATTACTTTATCAAGCCGATGAATTGCCCGTTTCATATCAAGATTTATAAATCCCGGCTGCGTTCCTACCGGGAATTGCCGCTGCGTTGGGCGGAGCTGGGTACGGTTTATCGTTATGAGCGCAGCGGTACGCTTCATGGACTCATGCGGGTGCGCGGCTTCACTCAGGATGACGCGCATATCTTTTGTATGCCGGAGCAGATTGAGGACGAGATTCTTCGGGCGCTGGACTTCTGTACTAATTTGCTCAGATCGTTTGGGTTTGAGGACTTCAAGGTGGAGCTGAGCGTGCGGGACCCTCAGAATCTAGGGAAGTACGGAGGCAGTGATGCGATGTGGGATCAGGCCGAGGGATCGCTGGTTCGGGCGCTGAAAGCGCGGAACTTCGATTACGTCCGGCGGGAAGGAGAGGCCGTTTTCTACGGTCCCAAGATCGATGTCAAAATCAAGGATGCGTTGGGAAGATCGTGGCAATGCTCGACTATCCAGTTCGATTTCAACCTGCCGGAGCGCTTCGATATGACTTACATCGGCGTGGATGGCAAAGAGCATCGCCCCTATATGGTCCATCGCGCTTTGATGGGGAGCCTGGAGCGATTCTTCGGAGTTCTCACTGAGCACTATGCCGGGGCTTTTCCGGTCTGGCTTGCTCCGGTGCAGGTGCAGATCATACCGATTGCCGATCGTCATCTGGACTATGTTCAGAAAGTTGCCGGTGAATTGAGGAAAGAGGGTTTACGCGTGGAAGTCGATGACCGCAAAGAGCGAATGAATCTCAAGATCAAGGATGCCCAGCAAGCCAAAATACCCTATATGGTCATTATCGGTGATGCTGAGGTTCAGGAATCGACGATCAGTGTCCGGCTGCGAAATGGAGAGAATCTTAAATCTCAATCGCTGGAGGCATTCAAAGATCGCGTGAAGGCTGCTATAATATCTAAGCGAGAGCTTTGA
- the infC gene encoding translation initiation factor IF-3, whose translation MNQWIRARDVRVIGEEGEQLGVMPLVDARRLADERSLDLVEVAPGSDPPVCRLLDFGKFRYAQAKKERQASKAQRSTGGLREIRMRPKIGQHDIEFKVRAIKKLLEEGNKVKVLVIFRGREIAHPNLGKEILDGVLETLGDSAKVERALGMEGRSMTVILSSGKQAKVEPKGEKNAETENP comes from the coding sequence ATTAACCAGTGGATCCGGGCCAGGGACGTGAGGGTGATTGGTGAAGAGGGAGAACAGCTGGGAGTGATGCCATTAGTGGATGCCCGGAGGTTAGCGGATGAGAGAAGTCTCGATTTAGTGGAAGTGGCTCCGGGCTCCGATCCGCCGGTCTGTCGGTTGCTGGATTTTGGCAAGTTCAGGTATGCTCAGGCCAAAAAGGAACGCCAGGCCAGCAAGGCTCAGAGGTCAACAGGTGGGCTTAGAGAAATCAGGATGCGCCCCAAAATCGGGCAGCATGATATCGAATTCAAAGTCAGAGCAATCAAAAAACTTCTTGAAGAAGGAAATAAGGTTAAGGTCCTGGTCATATTCCGTGGTCGGGAGATCGCCCATCCGAATCTAGGTAAAGAGATCCTGGATGGTGTACTGGAAACCTTGGGGGATTCAGCCAAGGTGGAAAGAGCATTGGGTATGGAAGGACGGAGTATGACGGTGATTTTGTCATCGGGAAAGCAAGCAAAAGTGGAACCAAAAGGGGAAAAGAATGCCGAAACTGAAAACCCGTAA